One region of Anaeromyxobacter paludicola genomic DNA includes:
- the gspM gene encoding type II secretion system protein GspM has product MEYLRKLRSDLENALSRLSPRERVMVAAAAAAVVLFVLLMVSTSVSRSIRARESRIDDKTRVLSEIGRLAQGYRSAQAERQAMESRLKGPPIQLMSYVSQAGSRLGIEVNDLRPGQSTSGTGSDQVLEDSVEVNLARIDPPRLVQLLRALEAGPGVVKVRRLRISTRSDDPNLVDVTLLVATYQLKG; this is encoded by the coding sequence GTGGAATACCTCCGGAAGCTGCGCAGCGATCTCGAGAACGCCCTCTCCCGCCTCTCCCCGCGCGAGCGGGTGATGGTGGCCGCCGCCGCCGCCGCGGTGGTGCTCTTCGTCCTCCTCATGGTCTCCACCTCCGTCTCGCGCTCGATCCGCGCCCGCGAGTCGCGCATCGACGACAAGACCCGGGTCCTGTCGGAGATCGGCCGTCTGGCCCAGGGCTACCGGTCGGCGCAGGCCGAGCGCCAGGCGATGGAGTCGCGGCTCAAGGGGCCGCCCATCCAGCTCATGAGCTACGTCTCGCAGGCGGGCTCGCGGCTCGGGATCGAGGTCAACGACCTGCGCCCGGGGCAGAGCACCAGCGGGACCGGCAGCGACCAGGTGCTCGAGGACAGCGTCGAGGTGAACCTGGCCCGCATCGACCCGCCGCGCCTGGTGCAGCTCCTGCGCGCGCTGGAGGCGGGGCCCGGGGTGGTCAAGGTCCGCCGGCTCCGCATCTCGACCCGCAGCGACGATCCCAACCTGGTGGACGTGACCCTGCTCGTCGCCACCTACCAGCTCAAGGGGTAA
- a CDS encoding alpha/beta fold hydrolase produces the protein MLELLQKLLALGWRRDGATFRELDLEGARVGWAEFAPLDEGADRPTLVLLHGLGASGLSFYPLAPLLRRGYRVVVPDLPGCGVSTLPAGREYLTFAEQVRAAESFVDAVAPRGAYVAGNSMGGWMAAKLAVRRPDLVRGLALLNPGGPALRAEDWASFVALVAGEPSAMRQYFSRVFHRPPLGAQLLTRDFRRILTAPPVAQMLAHLEAEDFLSAEEVQRVRCPVALIWGEADGLIPEGCRAWFLEQLPGVRYEPVPDCGHCPQLECPGRTAELLLEMAGSEGPAQAA, from the coding sequence ATGCTCGAACTGCTCCAGAAGCTCCTCGCGCTCGGCTGGCGCCGCGACGGCGCGACCTTCCGCGAGCTCGACCTCGAGGGCGCGCGCGTCGGCTGGGCCGAGTTCGCGCCGCTCGACGAGGGAGCGGACCGCCCGACGCTCGTGCTCCTGCACGGCCTGGGCGCCTCCGGCCTGAGCTTCTATCCCCTCGCGCCGCTCCTGCGCCGCGGGTACCGGGTGGTGGTGCCCGATCTGCCCGGCTGCGGGGTCTCCACCTTGCCCGCCGGCCGGGAGTACCTGACGTTCGCCGAGCAGGTGCGGGCCGCCGAGTCCTTCGTGGACGCGGTGGCGCCGCGCGGGGCGTACGTCGCCGGCAACTCGATGGGCGGGTGGATGGCCGCCAAGCTCGCGGTCCGCCGGCCCGACCTGGTGCGGGGGCTCGCCCTCCTCAACCCGGGCGGCCCCGCCCTGCGCGCCGAGGACTGGGCCAGCTTCGTGGCCCTGGTCGCCGGCGAGCCGTCCGCGATGCGGCAGTACTTCTCGCGCGTGTTCCACCGGCCCCCGCTCGGCGCGCAGCTCCTCACCCGCGACTTCCGCCGCATCCTCACCGCTCCGCCCGTGGCGCAGATGCTGGCCCACCTCGAGGCCGAGGACTTCCTCAGCGCCGAGGAGGTGCAGCGGGTCCGCTGCCCGGTGGCGCTCATCTGGGGAGAGGCGGACGGCCTCATCCCGGAGGGCTGCCGCGCCTGGTTCCTGGAGCAGCTCCCGGGCGTGCGCTACGAGCCCGTGCCCGACTGCGGGCACTGCCCGCAGCTCGAGTGTCCGGGGCGCACCGCCGAGCTCCTGCTCGAGATGGCGGGCAGCGAGGGGCCGGCGCAGGCGGCGTAG
- the gspN gene encoding type II secretion system protein GspN, translating into MELPALKPWQRRLAYGAFTVLAFLFALQRTFPSDAVKERLVLAAAAQGWQLSMDDIRPRGFPGVRATGVTLESAEGTRIPVDELDATLRLWPLLLGRRGVSFEAKLYDGRVKGLSEEGRTASRLALTASGIDLARAAAVKKVSGLDLAGTLSADVDVTIDSKDAARSNGHADLDVQRAVLNGGTLQLPSMGGGLTLPRVGLGTVAARMTVKDGKGVFERMEVKGEDLDAASENLYFVVQPRLEYAPLYGTARVKLSDAFFSRPGSSGFKSVLELALAQAKRKDGAYGFQIYGTVGHPQLRPGAQ; encoded by the coding sequence GTGGAACTGCCCGCCCTCAAGCCCTGGCAGCGCCGGCTCGCCTACGGCGCCTTCACCGTTCTCGCCTTCCTCTTCGCGCTCCAGCGCACCTTCCCGTCCGACGCGGTCAAGGAGCGGCTGGTGCTGGCGGCGGCGGCGCAGGGCTGGCAGCTCTCGATGGACGACATCCGCCCGCGCGGCTTCCCCGGCGTGCGCGCCACGGGGGTCACGCTCGAGTCGGCGGAGGGGACGCGCATCCCCGTGGACGAGCTCGACGCCACGCTGCGGCTCTGGCCGCTCCTGCTCGGCCGGCGCGGGGTCTCCTTCGAGGCGAAGCTGTACGACGGCCGGGTGAAGGGGCTCTCCGAGGAGGGGCGCACCGCGAGCCGGCTCGCCCTCACCGCCTCGGGCATCGACCTCGCCCGGGCGGCGGCGGTGAAGAAGGTCTCGGGGCTCGACCTCGCGGGCACCCTCTCGGCCGACGTGGACGTCACCATCGACTCCAAGGACGCCGCCCGGAGCAACGGCCACGCCGACCTCGACGTGCAGCGGGCGGTCCTGAACGGCGGCACGCTGCAGCTCCCGAGCATGGGCGGTGGCCTCACCCTGCCCCGCGTCGGCCTGGGGACGGTCGCGGCCCGCATGACCGTCAAGGACGGCAAGGGGGTCTTCGAGCGGATGGAGGTGAAGGGCGAGGACCTCGACGCCGCCAGCGAGAACCTCTACTTCGTGGTCCAGCCGCGCCTCGAGTACGCGCCGCTCTACGGCACGGCGCGCGTGAAGCTGAGCGACGCCTTCTTCTCGCGCCCCGGCTCGTCGGGCTTCAAGAGCGTGCTCGAGCTGGCGCTCGCGCAGGCGAAGCGCAAGGACGGGGCTTACGGCTTCCAGATCTACGGGACCGTCGGCCACCCGCAGCTGCGGCCGGGCGCGCAGTAG
- a CDS encoding type II secretion system protein GspL, producing MAQQILGLDLGADEVRGVLLEGSFRGQQVTAAASAPVAPPAEGEEAPDLLSRQAAAAQALLAGQGWAWDVAIVALPGASAAALAVTLPFTDLRRIEQTVGFEVEGQIPFDLDQAAWDWQPLGQREGRTDLLVAVTRKEELAALLAALAGAGLDPRAVVPPAVAYASLFAGAVATSAPAPAPAASDAAAPEAGAGEPASPPAAPAPCAPVEGVLDLRAGRASLALVRGTELQAGRTFGLGAGDPVRALSRELRATLRAWRARLGPGHHPVARLHLAGEAARLPGLPEALAPELEGPVAPLALAPWAASRLPDGAGPDYALALALALRGQQGARAGRLNLRRRDLAFTRDFEHLRGKVARLAVYAALVLALALTSAVVRVVALSHQESLLDGALCETTKKVVGRCLDNFETAEAVLKGRGTPSAAIPRISSVDVLAELEQRAPDVPMKLERIEITREKLHLQGTTEAAENVDRIVTSLRGSRCFGDARSGGARKRASDGKFEFSVDSDLTCDVTAAAQGGKG from the coding sequence ATGGCGCAGCAGATCCTGGGGCTGGACCTCGGCGCGGACGAGGTGAGGGGCGTGCTCCTCGAGGGGAGCTTTCGCGGGCAGCAGGTGACGGCGGCGGCCTCCGCCCCGGTCGCCCCGCCGGCCGAGGGCGAGGAGGCGCCGGACCTGCTCTCGCGCCAGGCGGCGGCGGCGCAGGCGCTGCTCGCGGGCCAGGGGTGGGCGTGGGACGTGGCCATCGTGGCGCTGCCGGGCGCCTCGGCGGCCGCCCTCGCGGTCACCCTCCCCTTCACCGACCTGCGCCGGATCGAGCAGACCGTCGGCTTCGAGGTGGAGGGGCAGATCCCGTTCGACCTCGACCAGGCGGCCTGGGACTGGCAGCCGCTCGGGCAGCGCGAGGGCCGGACCGACCTGCTCGTCGCGGTCACCCGCAAGGAGGAGCTCGCGGCGCTCCTGGCGGCGCTCGCCGGGGCGGGGCTCGACCCGCGAGCGGTGGTGCCCCCGGCGGTGGCCTACGCCTCGCTCTTCGCGGGCGCGGTGGCGACCTCTGCCCCGGCCCCGGCGCCGGCCGCGAGCGACGCCGCCGCTCCCGAAGCCGGCGCGGGCGAGCCGGCCTCGCCCCCGGCCGCTCCGGCGCCGTGCGCGCCGGTGGAGGGGGTGCTCGATCTGCGCGCCGGTCGGGCCAGCCTCGCGCTCGTGCGCGGCACCGAGCTGCAGGCGGGCCGCACCTTCGGGCTCGGCGCCGGCGATCCGGTCCGCGCGCTCTCCCGCGAGCTGCGCGCCACGCTGCGCGCCTGGCGCGCCCGGCTCGGCCCGGGGCACCACCCGGTGGCGCGGCTCCACCTCGCGGGCGAGGCGGCCCGGCTCCCGGGGCTGCCGGAGGCGCTGGCGCCGGAGCTCGAGGGGCCGGTCGCGCCGCTCGCGCTCGCGCCCTGGGCGGCGTCGCGGCTGCCGGACGGGGCCGGCCCGGACTACGCGCTCGCCCTGGCGCTGGCGCTCCGGGGCCAGCAGGGCGCCCGCGCCGGCCGGCTCAACCTGCGGCGCCGCGACCTCGCCTTCACCCGCGACTTCGAGCACCTGCGCGGCAAGGTGGCGCGGCTCGCCGTCTACGCGGCCCTGGTGCTGGCGCTCGCCCTCACGAGCGCGGTGGTGCGGGTGGTGGCGCTCTCGCACCAGGAGTCGCTCCTCGACGGGGCGCTCTGCGAGACCACCAAGAAGGTCGTCGGGCGCTGCCTCGACAACTTCGAGACCGCCGAGGCGGTGCTCAAGGGGCGCGGCACGCCGTCGGCGGCCATCCCCCGGATCTCGTCGGTGGACGTGCTGGCCGAGCTCGAGCAGCGCGCCCCGGACGTCCCGATGAAGCTCGAGCGGATCGAGATCACCCGCGAGAAGCTGCACCTCCAGGGCACCACCGAGGCGGCCGAGAACGTGGACCGGATCGTGACCAGCCTGCGCGGCTCGCGCTGCTTCGGCGACGCGCGCTCGGGCGGCGCCCGCAAGCGCGCCAGCGACGGCAAGTTCGAGTTCAGCGTGGACTCGGACCTCACCTGCGACGTCACCGCCGCCGCCCAGGGCGGGAAGGGCTAG